The Bacillus oleivorans genome has a window encoding:
- a CDS encoding TetR/AcrR family transcriptional regulator: MKEKEKRIIEEAMKLFAKKGFSSTSVQEIADEAGISKGAFYLYFKSKEELMISIFTYYYERINRKVKAIEKEGLDPKEKFIKQLYVQLDEIKKHKDFILMHTREQTVPFNQELEIIILKMRAESFLLYKKGLSDIYGDRINPFIWDLIISIQGIFQSYLGVMLFDIEKLDTKQIAVFIYNRTDDIVRGMETSPEPPIIEAGKMDRLVNLYQKEMISDPNDLIEIIHQIKKTFKNHPDQERILVTLDVIEEELQNDSPRIPVIEGMLANLSGYSSLEPLKYQIESFIHKNKESKP, from the coding sequence ATGAAGGAAAAAGAAAAACGAATTATCGAAGAAGCCATGAAATTATTCGCAAAAAAAGGGTTTTCATCCACTTCTGTCCAAGAAATTGCAGATGAAGCCGGGATTTCAAAAGGGGCTTTTTATCTTTACTTCAAATCAAAAGAAGAATTAATGATTTCGATCTTTACATATTACTACGAACGAATTAACCGAAAAGTTAAGGCTATTGAAAAAGAAGGGTTAGATCCTAAAGAAAAATTCATTAAACAGCTTTATGTTCAATTAGATGAAATCAAAAAGCATAAAGATTTTATTTTAATGCATACAAGAGAACAAACTGTACCATTTAATCAGGAGCTTGAAATAATCATCTTAAAAATGCGGGCAGAGTCATTTCTTTTATATAAAAAAGGCCTTAGCGATATTTACGGGGATCGCATCAATCCTTTTATCTGGGATTTAATTATTTCTATCCAAGGAATTTTTCAGTCCTATTTGGGTGTTATGCTTTTTGATATTGAAAAATTAGATACCAAGCAAATAGCTGTCTTTATCTACAACAGGACTGACGATATTGTTCGCGGTATGGAAACATCCCCTGAACCGCCTATCATAGAAGCTGGCAAAATGGATCGATTAGTGAACCTGTATCAGAAAGAGATGATTTCAGATCCAAATGATCTTATTGAAATCATTCATCAGATTAAGAAAACCTTCAAAAACCACCCAGACCAGGAACGTATTCTCGTTACATTAGATGTGATCGAGGAAGAATTACAAAATGACTCACCGAGGATCCCTGTTATTGAAGGGATGTTGGCCAATCTTTCAGGATATTC